One segment of Variovorax paradoxus DNA contains the following:
- a CDS encoding Bug family tripartite tricarboxylate transporter substrate binding protein → MAQAPAARGSTRRQALSTITALAALPALSAVPLASFAADAWPAKPVRIIVPFAPGGGADGSARVLAEVLAPQLGQPVIVENKPGAGSAIGVAAALQARDGHTLLMGSNSMVINPALNPRLTYDVARDFDAIGMVSQQPLVLVVPADSKAKTVADLVAQAKAQPGKLSAGNSGTGTLAHLTAELFAQETGTSLVSVPYKGESALMPDLISGLVSMGFLNLPSVIVHIRSGRLRALAVSSAQPVAELANVPTFRSLKLQSLEVEGWATLVAPKGSIPPEGLANLEKLLAAALQSDTVKKRFDALSLETFTRGREATAQYLKAEGSRWGQVVKSRGIQLEN, encoded by the coding sequence ATGGCACAAGCTCCCGCCGCGCGCGGCTCCACGCGCAGACAGGCCCTTTCGACGATCACGGCGCTGGCGGCCCTGCCGGCGCTGTCGGCAGTCCCCCTGGCGTCCTTCGCCGCAGACGCCTGGCCGGCGAAGCCGGTGCGCATCATCGTGCCCTTCGCGCCGGGCGGCGGTGCCGACGGCTCGGCCCGCGTGCTTGCCGAGGTGCTGGCCCCGCAACTGGGCCAGCCGGTGATCGTCGAGAACAAGCCCGGTGCCGGCAGTGCCATCGGCGTGGCTGCGGCGCTGCAGGCCCGCGATGGCCACACGCTGCTCATGGGCAGCAACAGCATGGTGATCAACCCTGCGCTGAACCCCAGGCTCACCTACGACGTGGCGCGCGACTTCGACGCCATCGGCATGGTCTCGCAGCAGCCGCTGGTGCTGGTGGTGCCGGCCGATTCGAAGGCGAAGACCGTCGCCGACCTTGTCGCGCAGGCCAAGGCGCAGCCCGGCAAGCTCAGCGCCGGCAACAGCGGCACCGGCACGCTGGCGCACCTGACCGCCGAGCTGTTCGCGCAGGAGACCGGCACCTCGCTGGTGAGCGTGCCCTACAAGGGCGAGAGCGCGCTGATGCCCGACCTGATCTCGGGTCTGGTGTCGATGGGGTTCCTGAACCTGCCGAGCGTGATCGTGCACATCCGCTCGGGCCGCCTGCGCGCGCTGGCGGTGTCGTCGGCACAGCCGGTGGCCGAGCTGGCGAACGTGCCGACCTTCCGCAGCCTGAAATTGCAGAGCCTCGAGGTCGAGGGCTGGGCCACGCTGGTGGCGCCCAAGGGTTCCATTCCGCCGGAGGGCCTCGCGAACCTCGAGAAGCTGCTGGCCGCGGCGCTGCAGTCGGACACCGTGAAGAAGCGCTTCGACGCGCTGAGCCTGGAGACCTTCACGCGCGGGCGCGAGGCCACGGCGCAGTATCTGAAGGCCGAAGGCAGCCGCTGGGGCCAGGTGGTGAAGAGCCGCGGCATCCAGCTCGAGAACTGA
- a CDS encoding tryptophan--tRNA ligase, translating to MASSSQAPLRVLTGITPSGTPHLGNYVGSIRHSVRQSVAPGVQSFFFLADYHALIKVQEPQKIQRSTLEIAASWLACGLDPERVTFYRQSDIPEIPELTWFLTCVTGKGVLNRAHAYKAQLDKNVAKGEDPDADVTAGLFMYPVLMGADILMFNAHKVPVGRDQVQHIEMARDMAQRFNHQYGEHFTLPDAEIDDAVATLPGLDGRKMSKSYNNTIPLFAPRDYLRKQITSIVTDSRAPGEPKDTEGSALFQIYQAFADAEETEMLRKAYADGIGWGDAKQLLFERIDLEVAPLRARYDELMNNPAEIERILLLGADKARALSKPFMTSLRHAVGLRNLAAGKDKVAKAAKVAKPSFKQYREKADGLFYFKLLDARGETLLQSRGFTSPQEAGRTIAVLQAERGAALGTLAAQLEPIDSEGTRAVTEALEALAEATSTNQGS from the coding sequence ATGGCTTCGTCCTCCCAAGCTCCCCTGCGCGTCCTGACCGGCATCACCCCGTCGGGCACGCCGCATCTCGGCAACTACGTCGGCTCGATCCGCCACTCGGTGCGGCAAAGCGTCGCGCCCGGCGTGCAGAGCTTCTTCTTCCTGGCCGACTACCACGCACTCATCAAGGTGCAGGAGCCGCAGAAGATCCAGCGCTCGACCCTCGAGATCGCTGCCAGCTGGCTGGCCTGCGGGCTCGACCCGGAGCGCGTCACCTTCTACCGCCAGTCGGACATTCCCGAGATTCCCGAGCTCACCTGGTTCCTCACCTGCGTGACCGGCAAGGGCGTGCTCAACCGCGCGCATGCCTACAAGGCGCAGCTCGACAAGAACGTGGCCAAGGGCGAGGACCCCGACGCCGACGTGACGGCCGGCCTCTTCATGTACCCGGTGCTCATGGGTGCCGACATCCTGATGTTCAACGCGCACAAGGTGCCCGTGGGCCGCGACCAGGTGCAGCACATCGAGATGGCGCGCGACATGGCGCAGCGCTTCAACCACCAGTACGGCGAGCACTTCACGCTGCCCGATGCGGAAATCGACGATGCCGTGGCGACCCTGCCCGGCCTCGACGGCCGCAAGATGAGCAAGAGCTACAACAACACGATCCCGCTGTTCGCGCCGCGCGATTACCTGCGCAAGCAGATCACCAGCATCGTGACCGACTCGCGCGCTCCCGGCGAGCCCAAGGACACCGAAGGCTCGGCGCTGTTCCAGATCTACCAGGCCTTTGCCGATGCGGAAGAAACCGAGATGCTGCGCAAGGCCTACGCCGACGGCATCGGCTGGGGCGACGCCAAGCAGCTGCTGTTCGAGCGCATCGACCTCGAGGTGGCGCCGCTGCGCGCGCGCTACGACGAGCTGATGAACAACCCGGCCGAGATCGAGCGCATCCTGCTGCTCGGCGCCGACAAGGCCCGTGCGCTGTCGAAGCCGTTCATGACCAGCCTGCGCCACGCCGTCGGCCTGCGCAACCTGGCGGCGGGCAAGGACAAGGTTGCCAAGGCGGCCAAGGTCGCGAAGCCCAGCTTCAAGCAATACCGGGAGAAGGCCGACGGCCTGTTCTATTTCAAGCTGCTGGATGCACGCGGCGAAACCCTGCTCCAGAGCCGTGGATTCACATCGCCGCAGGAAGCGGGCCGTACCATCGCGGTCTTGCAGGCGGAGCGCGGCGCGGCCCTGGGCACGCTGGCGGCCCAGCTCGAACCCATCGATTCAGAAGGAACACGCGCCGTCACCGAGGCGCTGGAGGCACTGGCGGAGGCAACGTCCACGAACCAAGGGAGTTGA
- a CDS encoding phage holin family protein: MLHNLTPFLIHWAITAFSLWVASHIFRGLKFDTTGALVVSALLLGLANAVVKPLLIVLTLPLTLVTFGLFLLVINALMILLVAALVKGFRVSGFWTALFASIFISLLSIVIGSFVTSDDPAEKVQMPQSGNWL, encoded by the coding sequence ATGCTGCACAACCTCACTCCCTTCCTCATTCACTGGGCAATCACCGCCTTCTCGCTCTGGGTGGCAAGCCACATCTTCCGCGGGCTCAAGTTCGACACCACCGGCGCCCTGGTGGTGTCGGCGCTGCTGCTCGGCCTGGCCAATGCGGTCGTCAAGCCGCTGCTGATCGTGCTCACGCTGCCGCTGACGCTGGTGACCTTCGGGCTGTTCCTGCTGGTCATCAACGCGCTGATGATCCTGCTGGTGGCCGCGCTGGTGAAGGGGTTCCGGGTGTCCGGCTTCTGGACGGCCCTGTTCGCGAGCATCTTCATCTCGCTGCTGAGCATCGTCATCGGCTCGTTCGTGACGAGCGACGACCCGGCCGAGAAGGTGCAGATGCCGCAGAGCGGCAACTGGCTCTGA
- a CDS encoding LuxR C-terminal-related transcriptional regulator produces the protein MSIYVIDDHPLMRDAIVMVLRRLRPAENIVELERLDKLAGSVQQRGAPTLFCLDLKLPDTNGVSGVIAVKQVYPNVPIAVYSAAPAADMEDACIEAGADTYIEKSASSNELAAALRGLLMAGSEEETDDAPAAASGKLSKRQTQLIAMLDKGMSNRDIATDLEISEHTVKVHLWRLFRRLGVKSRTQALHYARTNGLLSG, from the coding sequence ATGAGCATTTATGTCATCGACGACCACCCCCTGATGCGCGACGCGATCGTGATGGTCCTGCGGCGCCTGCGCCCGGCCGAGAACATCGTCGAACTCGAGCGCCTCGACAAGCTCGCGGGCTCGGTGCAGCAGCGTGGCGCCCCCACCCTCTTCTGCCTTGACCTGAAGCTGCCGGACACCAATGGCGTGTCGGGCGTGATCGCGGTCAAGCAGGTCTATCCGAACGTGCCGATCGCCGTGTATTCGGCAGCACCGGCCGCGGACATGGAAGACGCCTGCATCGAGGCGGGCGCCGACACCTACATCGAGAAGTCGGCCAGCTCCAACGAACTGGCGGCCGCGCTGCGCGGCCTGTTGATGGCAGGTTCGGAAGAGGAAACCGACGACGCCCCGGCCGCAGCCAGCGGCAAGCTGTCGAAGCGCCAGACGCAGCTCATCGCCATGCTCGACAAGGGCATGAGCAACCGCGACATCGCGACCGACCTGGAAATCAGCGAGCACACGGTGAAGGTTCACCTGTGGCGCCTGTTCCGCCGCCTGGGCGTGAAGAGCCGCACGCAGGCGCTGCACTACGCGCGGACGAACGGCTTGCTGTCGGGCTGA
- the shkS gene encoding sensor histidine kinase, giving the protein MANASIASMTPAPASADEAESWVRGELIRSLMRSAKGSYFVSGALMPAMVGLNWGYVPKWELLTWLVAGIIATACRAWGARVYAVRYAGRSAAAQQQFTERYGFIWSTSAVVWGFSVLLFFERSPQVNQFMSWLIVAGVGTFPLNGLALHPPLLKRYVNTLFVTMLGAVVLRLVSLTLQHPQFQYGYLMPVLPVLHWFLLLRAGRHIHETARNSLELLFHNHILIKSLTQQRQAAVSAVAMKNRFLASAAHDMRQPVLALSLYADWLRNEPELVLELAPKIVRATHAVNALFDSMFDLARIDSGQVRLHVERVDVPELLHDLELQYRPVAESRGLDFRVHVCEGSFLTDPIRVRRMIGNLLANAIKYTTEGGVLLAARKTRDGLRVEVWDTGIGIAPEHLRDVFLEFYKVADHAGTSDGFGLGLAIVARLSHVLGHPVSVRSRLGSGSVFRVALHDADEAVAQARVTASGG; this is encoded by the coding sequence ATGGCCAATGCGTCGATCGCCAGCATGACACCCGCCCCGGCTTCGGCCGACGAGGCCGAATCGTGGGTGCGCGGCGAGCTCATCCGCAGCCTGATGCGTTCCGCGAAGGGTTCCTACTTCGTGTCCGGGGCGCTGATGCCCGCGATGGTCGGGCTGAACTGGGGCTACGTGCCCAAGTGGGAGCTGCTGACCTGGCTCGTGGCCGGCATCATCGCCACGGCCTGCCGCGCCTGGGGGGCGCGCGTCTACGCGGTGCGCTATGCCGGCCGCAGCGCGGCGGCGCAACAGCAGTTCACCGAGCGCTACGGCTTCATCTGGAGCACCAGCGCGGTGGTCTGGGGCTTCTCGGTGCTGTTGTTCTTCGAGCGCTCGCCGCAGGTCAACCAGTTCATGAGCTGGCTCATCGTGGCTGGCGTGGGCACCTTTCCGCTCAACGGCCTGGCGCTGCATCCGCCGCTGCTCAAGCGCTACGTCAACACGCTGTTCGTCACCATGCTCGGCGCGGTGGTGCTGCGGCTCGTGAGCCTGACCCTGCAGCATCCGCAGTTCCAGTACGGCTACCTGATGCCGGTGCTGCCGGTCCTGCACTGGTTTCTGCTGCTGCGCGCCGGCCGCCACATCCACGAGACGGCGCGCAACAGCCTGGAGCTGCTGTTCCACAACCACATCCTGATCAAGTCGCTCACGCAGCAGCGGCAGGCGGCGGTGTCGGCCGTGGCCATGAAGAACCGCTTCCTGGCGAGCGCCGCGCACGACATGCGCCAGCCGGTGCTGGCGCTGTCGCTGTACGCCGACTGGCTGCGCAACGAGCCCGAGCTGGTGCTCGAGCTGGCGCCGAAGATCGTGCGCGCCACGCACGCGGTCAACGCGCTGTTCGACTCCATGTTCGACCTGGCGCGCATCGACTCCGGCCAGGTGAGGTTGCATGTGGAGCGCGTCGACGTGCCCGAGCTGCTGCACGACCTCGAGTTGCAGTACCGCCCGGTGGCCGAGAGCCGCGGCCTGGACTTCCGTGTGCACGTCTGCGAGGGCTCGTTCCTCACCGATCCGATCCGCGTTCGCCGCATGATCGGCAACCTGCTGGCCAATGCCATCAAGTACACGACCGAAGGCGGCGTGCTGCTGGCCGCGCGCAAGACGCGCGACGGCCTGCGCGTGGAGGTGTGGGACACCGGCATCGGCATTGCGCCCGAGCATTTGCGCGACGTGTTCCTGGAGTTCTACAAGGTGGCCGACCACGCCGGCACCTCCGACGGCTTCGGCCTCGGCCTGGCCATCGTCGCGCGGCTGTCGCACGTGCTGGGACACCCGGTCAGCGTGCGTTCGCGGCTGGGCAGCGGCAGCGTGTTCCGCGTGGCGCTGCACGATGCCGACGAAGCTGTGGCGCAGGCGCGGGTGACGGCCTCCGGCGGCTGA
- a CDS encoding site-2 protease family protein, with translation MDISNLIQTVLIYALPVIFAITVHEAAHGYVARHFGDNTAEVMGRVTLNPMKHIDPIGTILMPLMLYFATSGAFLFGYAKPVPVNFGRLRHPKRDMVWVALAGPASNFIQAILWALVLIALVAAGIDETFFIKMAQGGILVNLVMWAFNLFPLPPLDGGRVLAGLLPNGRAQMFLARIEPYGFFIVMGLVIAGIVSNYWLRPLMDVGYYVINLLITPLKALLL, from the coding sequence GTGGATATTTCCAATCTGATACAGACCGTACTGATCTACGCACTGCCCGTGATCTTCGCCATCACGGTGCACGAGGCGGCACACGGCTATGTGGCGCGCCATTTCGGCGACAACACGGCCGAGGTCATGGGGCGCGTCACCCTCAACCCGATGAAGCACATCGACCCCATCGGGACCATCCTGATGCCGCTGATGCTGTACTTCGCAACGTCGGGCGCATTCCTTTTCGGCTACGCCAAGCCGGTACCTGTCAACTTCGGACGGCTGCGTCATCCGAAGCGCGACATGGTCTGGGTCGCGCTGGCGGGGCCGGCCTCCAACTTCATCCAGGCGATCCTGTGGGCGCTGGTGCTCATCGCACTGGTTGCGGCGGGCATTGATGAAACCTTTTTCATCAAGATGGCCCAAGGCGGCATCCTGGTCAACCTCGTGATGTGGGCCTTCAACCTGTTCCCGCTGCCTCCGCTCGACGGCGGCCGGGTGCTGGCCGGCCTGCTGCCCAACGGCCGGGCACAGATGTTCCTGGCGCGCATCGAGCCCTACGGCTTCTTCATCGTGATGGGCCTCGTCATCGCAGGCATCGTCAGCAACTACTGGCTGCGCCCGCTGATGGACGTCGGCTACTACGTCATCAACCTGCTCATCACGCCGCTCAAGGCATTGCTGCTCTAA
- a CDS encoding FAD-dependent oxidoreductase — protein sequence MNAGMNPHGDSSLVLEADVAVCGGGVAGTMAAVAAARQGASVVLVERYGFLGGNATAGAVAQFNSWQTGNGRKVVAGLAEEVVSRLRLYGGARAHESFVMSTGHRMDRVEYAPEVLKLVLDDMVAEAGVRPLLHASLLGVDCNGRQVAGLRVLTKGGVLAVRAGVLVDASGDMDALKQAGARFLELGDGEALQPATMMFRFGPIDFGRFGALSKAELAELAARGYAQGGLARAALHSSRDPYSDDGWFNISRLGIDATDPLALGAAEIEGRRQAWKAATFLAAAVPGCENGRLRAFATQVGVRETRRVEGDHVLTAGELLAPVQFPDAIAAGAYPIDIHPAQGGALHYVPMDDDHAYQIPYRSLLPTTLDNALVVGRGISASHEALAAIRVMTISMAVGHAAGIAAAIAAKAAGAGMGAQVRAVEPPVLREALVRGGAVLA from the coding sequence ATGAATGCAGGCATGAACCCGCACGGCGACAGCAGCCTCGTGCTCGAGGCCGACGTGGCGGTGTGCGGCGGCGGCGTCGCGGGCACCATGGCCGCCGTGGCCGCGGCGCGGCAGGGCGCGTCGGTGGTGCTGGTCGAGCGCTACGGCTTCCTGGGCGGCAACGCCACGGCCGGGGCGGTGGCGCAGTTCAACAGCTGGCAGACCGGCAACGGCCGCAAGGTGGTGGCGGGGCTGGCCGAGGAAGTGGTCTCGCGGCTTCGGCTGTACGGCGGGGCGCGCGCGCACGAGAGCTTCGTGATGTCCACCGGCCACCGCATGGACCGCGTCGAGTACGCGCCCGAGGTGCTCAAGCTGGTGCTCGACGACATGGTGGCCGAAGCCGGCGTGCGGCCCCTGCTGCATGCCAGTCTGCTCGGCGTCGATTGCAACGGGCGGCAGGTGGCCGGGCTGCGCGTACTGACCAAGGGCGGCGTGCTGGCCGTGCGCGCGGGCGTGCTGGTCGATGCCTCGGGCGACATGGACGCGCTGAAGCAGGCCGGCGCGCGCTTCCTCGAACTGGGTGACGGCGAGGCGCTGCAGCCGGCGACCATGATGTTCCGCTTCGGGCCGATCGACTTCGGGCGTTTCGGCGCGCTGTCGAAGGCCGAGCTTGCCGAGCTGGCCGCCAGGGGCTACGCGCAGGGCGGCCTCGCGCGGGCGGCCCTGCATTCGAGCCGCGACCCGTATTCGGACGACGGCTGGTTCAACATCAGCCGCCTGGGCATCGATGCCACCGATCCGCTGGCGCTCGGCGCGGCCGAGATCGAGGGGCGGCGCCAGGCCTGGAAGGCGGCAACCTTCCTGGCCGCCGCGGTGCCCGGCTGCGAGAACGGCCGGCTGCGCGCCTTCGCCACGCAGGTGGGCGTGCGCGAGACGCGGCGCGTGGAAGGCGACCACGTGCTGACCGCCGGCGAACTGCTGGCGCCGGTGCAGTTTCCCGACGCCATCGCGGCGGGCGCGTACCCGATCGATATCCACCCTGCGCAGGGCGGCGCGCTGCACTACGTGCCGATGGACGACGACCACGCCTACCAGATTCCGTACCGCAGCCTGCTCCCGACCACGCTCGACAACGCGCTGGTGGTGGGGCGGGGCATCTCGGCCAGCCACGAGGCGCTGGCGGCGATCCGGGTCATGACCATCTCGATGGCCGTGGGGCATGCCGCAGGCATCGCCGCGGCCATCGCCGCGAAGGCGGCCGGTGCCGGCATGGGCGCGCAGGTGCGCGCGGTCGAGCCGCCGGTTCTGCGCGAGGCGCTGGTGCGCGGAGGCGCCGTGCTGGCCTGA